CGATTACCCTGACCCTTCGAGGGCGGTCGTACCTGATTACCATTCAACCATATACGGGCCTGGCGACGGTGAGCGCCCAATGACACCGCGTGGAGACCGCGGATACCAGTTCCGGGCGGTGCGCATGCGTGTGGGCGGGTTCTCGACGCTGGAAGTGCTCGTTGCGCTCTCCCTGATGGCCGTGGTATCGCTGGTGTCGCTGGCCTATACATCGAGCGTGCGGACATTCAGCACCGTGGCACTGGGACTGATCGGAGAGCATTCCCCGGCGGGCCAGCAAATGGCTGCGCGACTGCGTACGGTAGGCAGCGAGTGGATTCAAGCTCAAATGGAGTACGCTCGGCAATTGGGGTACGAAGGGTTGTGCGCATCGTCCAACTGCACTTTTTACACTCCCTTCACGGATTGTTCCGGAGCAACGCCTCAAAGCCCACCACTATCGGAGGGCCCGGCTCAACCGCCTGAACTGCCCTATGCTCGAATTGTCGTGACCTGGGATCCAAACACCCCGGTCGATTCCAGCACCAATCCGGCGACGAACTATCTGCAACTTATTGAAGTGGACCTTTATCGGTCCCAAGCAGACTGTCAGGCTCAGACATCGTTCATGACCGGGTACACATCGGTGAGCATCCGATGATCCGCGGCCCAGTCAACGCCATGCGGGATGGGCAACAAGGGACAACGCTGATGGATGTTTTGGCGGCGCTGATGCTTTTGGGCGTTATGGCTTTGGGGGTTTTCTTGGCGTTTCGGGCCAATCTGACAACCTGGCTGACCATCCAGCAATATGCCGAAGAACAACAGAACGGCCGTGTTGTCGTGAACAGGCTGGCGCGCGGTCTCCGAATGCTCGGCTACAATTACACCCCATCGGCCACAAGCCCGGCCGTCATCTATGGGGGGCCCAACGAAGTGGACTTCTTCGCGGACCTCGATAATACCGGAACCCCGCAGTGCTACCGGTTCTATTTGAACGGTGGCATCGTCTACCAGGCAAAGGTCACCGGGTCCGGATGCAATGCCACGATTACGTCCGCAGTTGGACAGCCGTTGACCGCAGCGAGCGAAGCCAAGGTGCTGACCTTCACCGAACTCGACTTTTCATATTGGAGCGCCGCGGATCTTGGAGGTGGGCAATTGACCGACAACCCGCTGACGATCAATGACCGCAGTCTGATCCGCCGGGTCGCGATTACGGTGCGGGTAAAGGGGCTGTCGACCAGTGAAAACCCAGTTACGATCACGACCCAAACCGTCGTGCGGCAAGGTGGGTAGGTCCTTGTCCCAACCGCGGCGTTCGCCGAAATGGGAGCGGTTCCACTCTGAGTCTGGCATAGCCATGCTCTTGGCGATCGCCTTCATGCTCATTACGGCGCTTATCGTCGTGGCGATTTCAAACCTCACGATCTCCGAATTGGGCGCTTCCCGAACCCTCGATAAGGGAACCCAGGCGTTCACGATTGCCGACGGTGCGGTGGAGCGGGCGGTCGCCGTGCTTCGTCTTGACAAGGATTGGAGCGTCAAGGTCGGTGCGACCCAAAATATCGATACGAATGGGGTAAATTTCAAGCCGCTCGTGGATCAGTTTCAACCCGGGGGCGGAAACGCTGTGGGGCAGGGGTTTCCGGCGGGGAACCCCATCGGAACCTACAGCATCGAGGTTCGGGAAGCCGCGGTAGACCCCACCAACAACATTTGGGTCCGCACGTTGGGCACATATGGTGGGGTATCTCGGTCACTTGAGGTGGAGCTCCATCGATTGACCCCCGCGGATTTTTCTACGTACTCCGCAGGTACGTACTCCGCCCTGAAGGGAGGAGGCGGCAATGTCACGATTCACGGGTCAGCGTATTTCTACTCGGACCTCCTGATTAAAGCCGTTCAAACCGGGTTCTACAACGACCGGGCGATCAATATTGGCGACCCCGCGCCGTACACAAACCAGCTCTTTGTAAGAGGAACGCTCGACATGTCCAAAGGCAACGCGTCCATCGGGACTTCCTCGCAGCCAATGTGGGGAGTCCATGCGACGCACATCAACAACATGTCCAAGAACGTCTACACCGACGAGCTGGACAATGTGGTCCCAGTGATCTCGTACCCGAACGTCGCCGGCTACATCGCCTGCCTGACGGGTCAGCCAGGGTGTCCTGCGGGCGTGACCGCGACATCTCCCGGGAATGCTTTGTCGACCACAACCGGGCCAATGGTGATCTGCACCGGGGTAAGTCAGCCCTCGACCACTACCGACCTGACCTTCAGCGGAACCTATTTCTACGTCCCAACACAGGGGAATGCCAACTGCGCTGCCGCTCCACCGACGGTGTCGGCGTACATGCTGCTTTGGGATCCCTCTAAAACCGTCCCGTTGACGCTGAATAGCAGCCAGGCGGGGACGCCGCTTCTCGTGCCTGGGGTGATCACCACTCAGCAGGCGGTCACTTACACCGGGAAGGGCACCTTGGTCGCCGCAAATATCAACGGCCAAACCAATGCCCTGGATACAAGCAACGGGGGACAGATCCTGGCCCAAAATCCCGCCAGCGGCACGGGCGATATTCTCGGCTGCGGATATACAAATTCGAGCAGCATGCCGACGACAGACCTCTTGGGGTTCATCGTTGGTGGTAGCGCCACGATGCAGGGAAATAGCACAAAGTGCAATCAGGAACAGGATGTCGCCCTTGTGGTAGGGGAAACACCCAGCACCAATATGTTTACATCAACGAAGAACGTACAGATTTTCGGTATGGTCGTGACAGAGCAGTTAGACACTACGCAAAACCCGGACTTTTGGCAGGTGCCCGGGTTGCAGCAGGCTCTTCCCACACCGATGTTGCAAGTGCTTTCGGCTACGGGTGCCCAGCCCGTTACGATCGTGCGCTGGCACGAACTTACGCCGCAAGAATAAGGGCTGCGACGCGTCGACCGTCAGGGGAGTAATCAAGCCAGGAAAAACCTACGGGCGCTCCTCTGGGGGCGCCCGTAGGGAGAATCTCCTTCCGGTTACCGACTACTCAATGATTGGACAGTCTCCGGAGTCGATCTTATCGTTTCCGCCGGCCCCCAAAAACATCTCGCCCGTGTGGCAGTTGCTGTGCTCATCTCCGTTGGAATCATCGGCCTGGACGATGCCGATCCCCTTGCCACCGAACGAGAAACTGCCGTAGGAGAAGCCAATTGCCGGCATCGCCACTACTGCCATGACCCCCAACATCCGTGCCAACCAAACTCTCCGCATCGCATACCTCCCGCGCCGCGCCCTACGAATCGGGTTGACCCACCGTCGCTGATCCCGCTCTGCCGTCATGCGTCGCTGGATTGCGCCGGCGCCACGATGGGCGCGCCAATGTGTGTGGCTCCTTAATCTATGCCCCGAGAACTTCCAACACAGATCCCCCTGATGCTCACACCTTGCTGTCCCGGAGCGCGATTGAACCTCGCAAAAACATCCTTCCCGATCTTGAACAGTTGTTCGACGCCACAATGGGAGGGCATTTGCCCCCCTGCACCCTCCTGATGGCAGATTTCCTGCTGCGGGGGCCTGTGGAGCGCTGGATAAGCAACGCTGGGATCTGCGTGGACGAACACCGCCCGCGTTCTATCTTGGGCGGGCCGTGAGATCAGAAGCTCACGTTTACACCTGTCGCTCGCCGCTCGGATAATCCTATGATGCGGTGACGGGTTGTCCTGTGGGGGGCTTGAACCGTTCGAAGGGATTGCGGCAGGACCGGCAGAGATAGGTGGCCCGGCACAGCGTCGGGCCGAACAAGCTGTCGAGCGCCACGTCTGCTGACCCGCAGTATGGGCAGGTCGGAGGCTCGCTGAACCAGCACCTCGGCACGGCAAGACCGTACGCCGCCAGACGCTCCCGCCCGCGGGAAGTCATTCGGTCCAACGACCACGGTTCATCGTAGGTATACTCGACGGTCGCCTCCCGCACGCCGGGGAGGGCGCCGAGCGCCCCACGAACCCGCGCGCGGATCACATCAAGCGCCGGGCACCCCGTCCAGGTCGGCACGAGCCGTACGGCGACGCGATCGCCTGTCACCCGGACCTCTTGGACGAGCCCCAAGTCTGTGATCGCGATCGGCAGCTCGGGATCCTCGATGCTACCGAGGATTCCCCAGACCGCATCTTCCAGTATCGTGGTCACCAGCGTGCCTCCGGGTCGGACCGCCGTACTTCCGTCAGGTGCGCATGAAGCCGGTCGAAGTCGGGGGTGTGCCTCCCCTGCCGCCCTCCCGTCCTCGGCGGCGAGGCGGGGACGATTAAGCCGCACGCCTCGATCACGGGGCACACCTCGGCTTCCCAGCGCTGCCGCTGGGCATCCGGCCCCGCCTTGAGGATTCCCGTGGCGAGAAGCTGCGCATCGATCTCAGTGGCTTCGAAGAGGCCGAGGGCGTCCGGCCACAGGGCTTCGAGGGCCGTCTGCACCCGGGTGTGACCTTCGTCGCTGCCGCGGCTCATGCGGGTGAGCCAGGCGTCGGCGAATAGGGCGTGATACTGCTCCTCGCGCAGCAGCGCCTTCGCCAGGCCCGCCACGGGCTCTTGGCCCGATACGCTGACCCACTGGAGCCGCGCAGCCTCGTATCGTTCGTAGAGGACGAGGCGGAGGATGCTGGACTCCCAGCCGCCGTTCTCCCGCTCGGTGAGGATCGCATTGAGGTACTGTGCGGGAGCCCGCCCGAAGGCAAGGTGGTCTCCTCCGCCCTCCTCGCCGTCACTGATCTGTCCGTAGAAGGCTCGCGCGTGCCCGATTTCCTCCTGGGCGATGCTGCTCATCGCCACGTCGCTCTCGATGTCAGGGCCGAAGCCCGTCCATTCGGAGTGCCGGTGGCCGATGACCAGCTCATCATCGGCCGCCCTCAGAAGCGACTCGCGAAATGCCGCCCGAATCGCGGGATCGGCGATCGCGGCCAGGGTGCCGCCCACCTACTGATCCTCGTCGCGGTGCGACAGGCGCCAGGCGCTTCCGTAGACCTGCTGCTGTTTGCGGTAGGAGCCGCCGAAACGGTAGCTCTTGTCGGTCGCCGAGTCGAACATATGGACGGCCGAGGCGGTTGTTGCGTGGATCTCGTCTGCCCGCACCACCCAGAGGTTCACGCACGGATCCCG
This genomic stretch from bacterium harbors:
- the paaD gene encoding 1,2-phenylacetyl-CoA epoxidase subunit PaaD: MTTILEDAVWGILGSIEDPELPIAITDLGLVQEVRVTGDRVAVRLVPTWTGCPALDVIRARVRGALGALPGVREATVEYTYDEPWSLDRMTSRGRERLAAYGLAVPRCWFSEPPTCPYCGSADVALDSLFGPTLCRATYLCRSCRNPFERFKPPTGQPVTAS
- the paaC gene encoding 1,2-phenylacetyl-CoA epoxidase subunit PaaC, giving the protein MGGTLAAIADPAIRAAFRESLLRAADDELVIGHRHSEWTGFGPDIESDVAMSSIAQEEIGHARAFYGQISDGEEGGGDHLAFGRAPAQYLNAILTERENGGWESSILRLVLYERYEAARLQWVSVSGQEPVAGLAKALLREEQYHALFADAWLTRMSRGSDEGHTRVQTALEALWPDALGLFEATEIDAQLLATGILKAGPDAQRQRWEAEVCPVIEACGLIVPASPPRTGGRQGRHTPDFDRLHAHLTEVRRSDPEARW